TTCCAGGAGCTTTTGCACCAGCCAGCCAGGCTGCAGGAGCTGCATTTCAAGACCAAGGCCGGCGAATGGAAAAGCATCGCGTTCAACACCTACCAGATCTTCGACGACCAGAAAAACCTCGCGGGCCTGGCCGGCATCGGCATCGACGTCACCGAGACAAAGCGGCTCAACGAACAGATCATCAAGACGCAGCGCATGGAGCTCTTGGGCCAGATGGCGGGCGGCCTCGCCCACGATTTCAACAACATCCTCACGTCGATCACGGGCTATGCCGTGCTCATCCGGCGCCGCTCCGCCGAGCAAAAGATCAGGGAATACGCCGACATCGTGGTGCAGGCGGGCGGACGCGCCTCGGAACTGCTCAAGAGCCTTTTGGCCTTTTCCCGCGGCGACGTTGCGAAAAGGGAAGAATTCGACGCGGTGGCGATCGTGCGGGAGGTGCGCGACATGATGCGCGGGGTGGTGCCGAAAAACATCAAGGTCCTCGACCGCGTGCCCGACGACCATTGCATGCTGATCGGCGACCCCGGCAAGATCAACCAGTGCGTCATGAACCTGTGCATGAACGCCAAGGACGCGATCGGCGCGAAGGACGGCGTGATCACCATCCGCGTGAGCAAGCCGCCCCAAAAAGAAGGGTTTCTCTGGATCCAGGTGGAGGACAACGGCACCGGCATCCCGCCGGACATCATCTCGCGTATCTTCGACCCGTTCTTCTCGACAAAGGCGAAAAAAGAAGGAACCGGCCTCGGCCTCTCGGTGGTGTACGGTATTGTCAAGGCGCATAAGGGCGACGTGTACGTCGACTCGCGGCCCGGCGAGGGCGCCACCTTCACGCTCGAGCTGCCGCTGTCCAGCCGCAACCAGAGCGCGCGGAAAAAAACGGTCATGGTGCTCGACGACGACGGCCTGCTCAGGAATTACTGCACCGAAATCCTCCGCGACGCCGGCTATGACGCCGAGGCGTTCGAAACCATGGCCGAGGCCGCGGAGTGGCTGACCGAGCACCGGGAAGAAACGGTGTTCATCGTGAGCGACGTGGTGATGCCCGACATGGACGTGGCCAGGTTCGTCGACACGGTGGCCCGTCTCAAGCCCGGCCTCAAGATCATCTGGATGAGCGGACACACCACGGCCGAGGTGCAAACCGTGATCCGGGAGTTTCCCTTTTTGCAAAAGCCCTTCCAGCCCGCGGCACTCATCGAAATGGTGAGGACGCTCGGCGCGTGAACGGGTGAAGCTCGAATTTGCCCGGTGCACATTTACAAACGACATGCTTTCATTTTGGGAATTTCATCATCACTTCTGCGAAACTTTTCTGATCACTATTTGTAAACATCAATTCCAAAACAGCGTTAACCGTTTGAAATATAATGGCATAGCAATTGCTCTTTTTATAGTGCCATGTTCGGGAACAAGCTGACGATGCTGATGCGTGACGTAATTCCACGGGGAGGGTGGAATGCGTTGAGCAATTTTTTGGCCTGTCTTTCCGTTCCCAGAATCGGTTCGCCTATTTCATTTTACTGCGGACAATTCCGGTTGCAGGAATTTTACATGCCCGGCATGGAAAGCGGAATGCGTAAAAAGTTCCTCGCATTTTGCTATCCAAATGATGTGCCCGATAATAAAAAAGAGGTCGAAATCGACCTGCAATATTGGGGCAGCACCACGACGTTTCTCGTTTTTTCGGGACAAGAGAAAATCGAAGGGTGCGTGCAATTCATAGAAAAAAAAATCGGCGGGAAAATCCCGGCGGAATTCGGCCATGTGGTGGACAGCATCGACGGTGGCAAGGAGGCTTCCGCCGTTCCCAAAGGAACATATTCGGAAATCTACCGCTGCCGGCGCTCCCGTGAACTTCACGGCAAAGACTCGGTCCTCGTGGTCGCCATGCTCTTCAAGGCGATATGGGCCAAGGTCATCCAAACCGGCATCGAGTATTCGTACATCACGTTTGATCCCGACAACCACGCCCTGAGAAACCTCTATCTGCGGAAGCTCGCCTTTAAAGACCCGAAAATCACCTTGCAATTCGGGAACAATGCCAAGCCATGGGGGCTGCTCTACGCCGATTGGGCGGACGTTGACCGCAATCTTGCGTCACGGGGTCCAAACAGCTTTCTGCTTGCCACCTGGATCAGGCAGGGGCTCAAGCAAAAGAACCCGCGCTTCCCTGCTGTAAAAACCGATCTCCCCATCTCGGAAGACGATGCCGTGCTGTTTGCGCAGGTCGTCCGCCCCGTTCATACCCGCGCGACCGCGCCGCGCAACGACGCGCTGCCCGAGAGAAATCCAACCCGCAGTTTCAGTTGACGGAATAAAAGGGGCCCAGCAGTCGCCGGTTCGCGAGAAAATATTCCCTGCTGCGGTCATGTTCGGCATTATCGAGGACCGGCGGCGCTTCGGTGTCTTCCGCGGCCTGCGCCATGTACGAGAGCGCGCGGCAATACGTGCGGTGGAGAAAAAGCGCGTAGTGTGCCGGGACCTTGCGGTACTTGCGCCAGATTTTCCTGAGGTACCTATCGGTGATGCCGGCCGCCTGCTGCCACTCCCCCACGTTTTTCGGCGAGTAGTCGAACAGCGCGTCAACGCTGCGCCTCATGAGGTAATCGCCCTGCATGCAGCGGTCGGGGCAGAGCAGGTTGCCCACGCTGTAGCGGGCGGCAAACGGCATCAGGTCGAACGCGCCCTGCGGTTTGTCAAGGACTGCCTTGGCCCCCGCCGCGGTCGCCAGCCAGCCTTTTTCCGCCGACGAACAGCCGGTGAGCACGATAAACGCGGTTTGCGGCGAGTATTCCCGTATCAGGAACAATTCGTCGCCCATGTCGGTGATTCCCATGTCCTGCACGCACAGATTGACCGGCGCGTGTTCCTTGAAAATCCGGCAGGCGTCGGCCGAGCTCGCGGCGGTGAAAACGCGGTACACGGGAATGTCTGAAAAATGCGTCTGGTACAGCTCAAGCAGCACGGGATCATCGTCCACAAAAAGAAGGGTGAGCGTTTTGTACAGGAACGCATAGGGCTGGACAATTGCTTGAGCGGAGTGCACCGGCATGGAATTTCTTCTCTTGAGAGCGGCGGAGCGTAAGAAGGGGGTTCTTTACAAACACTCGCCTTTATGCTTAAGGTTCCCCTACCGCAACCTGAGCATAGATGCAGTTGATGAAAATATAGAAATTTTCATACCCGATTGTCAAATCTTGAATGCACGGAGGGCACACATGAGGGCGTCCCCGCGCTTCCGTGCGGTGACGGACGGGTACCGGCGAAAGCTATCGCGATGATGTATTCTCCAGGTCGGGCTTCACGAGCATCGCCGTGGAGAGCGCCGCAATGAGCAATTTGAGCTCTTTGTCCAGGTCTTTTTTCATCCACACCGTTCCTTTGTCCATGAGATTGACGGCCGTTACGGTTTCGCCCGGCCTGGCAAAAAGCACGCCCCAAAACGCCCGCTTTTCCCTTGCGTCCTGCTTGTAATCGTAGGCCATGGTCACCGTGTCTTTGCCCAAGGTAACGGCGAGCGGTTTTCCTTTTGTAAATACGAATATCTCCCGGGCGCTTCCTTTTGTCAACCAGATGTCATAGGTTTCGCTCGAAGTGTCATAGGTCATCAAACTGCCGAAGGTGGCGGTTTTAGCATTCCTCGTGTCGAGGCATTCCACGGCGATGGAATCGCCCGACGAATCGAATTGGGTGAAATGAAAGCCCTGCGTCGCCGACGTGAATCTCGTGATGTCGTCGCTCTGAATGAAGGAACGGGGCATGTTATGGCTTATTGTCGGTTTGCCGATGCTGAAGGTGTTTGTATGAAACGGGCCGAACACGATTGTTCTTTTGAAGGTCTCGCCGGACCGGCCGCTTACGCTCATTTCACTTGCGCTGGCGCTCAGCGCGTCCTGGCCCACGAGGCCGGGCTTGAACACGGCACAGGAAAAGACCGCCGCCAATGCGGCGGCCAGTGAAACCTTCGTTCGCGTTGTTAACAGGCGCATGGTAATCCTTATGGAATAAAATAGGTTCGAACTAGGTAGACAGCAACTGCCGCGGGTCATGGATGAAGACGATTTTCCCACACTGCCGGCACACGGCATAAATTCCGGATTCTAAAAAAAGGGGAATTTGGCCAGACTATAAAAAACCGGCGGGCGCCGCAGTGCGGCAACGATGCGAGCACCGGGGCCGTCGCATCAATGAACGCCTGGCGGCAGGACGGTTATTTCTCATAAAGAAACTTAACGATCATCACGCCGTTTTGCATCGCGGCTTGCGATGCGAACAGGCGCCGCCGGGCCGGTGTCAGATTGTATAGGGCGAATATTCTCCGGCCCGTAAGGGTATAGCATTCAACGCCGGTCGCGGTTGCCGGAATGTCAAGACTGTGTCCTCTGCCGATAGCGCAGCGGATTTCCAGCGCAGGCGTTTTTCCGAGTTTGGAGGCCGCGGGCACGGTCCCGGCTATTCCGTTGACAAGAAATTTGTAGAACTGGTCGCCCGCCATGAGAAAGGCGCCTTCGGTGTATTCGTCGTGGTTGGTGGGGCCGAAGTTGTTGCTCGGCCCGCCGCCGACGCCCTGCGACCATCCGGGCAAATCGGGATTCGCCGGATCAACGCCCACGCAGCCGATAAGGCCTTTCCACGCTTTCTTGGCGGGCACGAGGTACGTGGCCGTGTCGATGATTCCGTTCCGTAAAGCGTAAAAGAATTCGTAGCAGAAGAAACCGGAACCGCTCGCCTCCTTGTTCCAGGCCGGGGTAAACAGTTCACTGCGCCACATGCCGTCAGACTGGTTCTGCAGCGTCAGAAGTTCCGCGCAGGTCTCCCTTATTTTCTGTTCGCACCAGGCGCGGCCCGGGTGGTCGGGCGGCAGGTATTGGTGCAGCCTGCAGGTCCCGCACACGCCCCATCCGCACCCGCGGCCCCACCACTGGCGCGTGACGTTCGTATCGCTGCAATTCGAATTGAAAAGGTGCATCTTGACATTATAGTGGCGCGTCGCGTTCTCGACCGAGAAATGATACACCGAATCATAGATGACCGGATCGTTGAGAACAACTGCGGCGCGCGGATAGATCGGCGCCGCCATGTGGTACTGGTCGATGATCGGCCATGCAGCGGCGGCGCAGGTGTTCGGACACGTATCGTACGTATAGTAGCGTATGTAGCTGAGCGCGGCCTGAATGTGAGGCAGATTCGCGGGACTGGGATCGGCCAGATAGGTTTCCAGATATGCCTGGTAGCAGCAGACATCGTCGAAACTGACCGGGAAGGTGTCCTGTTTGGGCGTGGCCGTGGGATTGTTGTACGCCGAAAGCCATTTGTTATAGGTACCCCACGCCACGGCGCTGTCGAGGTACTGCTTATCGTTTGTCAAGCTATACAGCGCCATGATGCCTTCAAAGTACGTGCCGACCTGCCACCCGTTGTAGAGGTTCGCCTTGAGACGGCCCCTGGCGACGCGCTTGCACATGTTCTTGACGCTGTCCGGCGTAAATTCGGGCTGCGCGTACCCCTTATACAGCAACGCACACGCCCCAATTACCACGCACATGGTTCTTATTTTCATATGCCGATGTCCACTCCCCTAACATAATGACTTCGATCTTTATTTGCCAAAAATTGAGGTAAAAAAGAGGATATCCTGAAAGTCTACCTTTTCTGCTCTTCCTGGTTGATTTTCGACCAGAGTGCCCCGGCATCAACTCTCTACTTGACAAAAAATATTTTTTGAAGTCCGACAATGCCCTTTTGCTTGATCAAATAAATTCCGACCTTGCATGTATTCTGAGCGTCCAGGTTCTTTCCGTCAATCGAATATATCCTGTCAACCATGCCCTTAGATATCGGCATGGTCACCGCTGCCTTTGGCCGGTCTTTTATTTGTATCCCGTTCGCCCCGTCCGTCACGGAGAAACTCGAAAAACCGAAATACGCCCAGTTGTCGTCGGTGTTGTCGTAAAACCCAACACCCGGCGCGCCGCCGGTCCACGGCCCGTATTTTTTCCCGTCACTGAACGTGAAATTGCCGTAATCCTGGACCGTCATGATCTGGTTTCCGTTTAAATATGCCGTGACGACCACGGGATTCGTGCCGGTCACGGTCGCCTTGAGAACATCGCCGTTTTTAAGGGAGAGCGAAGGGGTTGAACTCTCGATGTTCGCCCATGAGCCGTTGGGGCCGCCCCAGCTTGCGATATGGCAATAGCTGCTGCTCGGCGTGACGCTTCCGTATATTTCGTAGCCGGTGATGGTGTGCGCCGCCTGGTTGATGGTGACCCGC
The Chitinivibrionales bacterium genome window above contains:
- a CDS encoding response regulator; the encoded protein is MPVHSAQAIVQPYAFLYKTLTLLFVDDDPVLLELYQTHFSDIPVYRVFTAASSADACRIFKEHAPVNLCVQDMGITDMGDELFLIREYSPQTAFIVLTGCSSAEKGWLATAAGAKAVLDKPQGAFDLMPFAARYSVGNLLCPDRCMQGDYLMRRSVDALFDYSPKNVGEWQQAAGITDRYLRKIWRKYRKVPAHYALFLHRTYCRALSYMAQAAEDTEAPPVLDNAEHDRSREYFLANRRLLGPFYSVN
- a CDS encoding glycoside hydrolase family 88 protein; the protein is MKIRTMCVVIGACALLYKGYAQPEFTPDSVKNMCKRVARGRLKANLYNGWQVGTYFEGIMALYSLTNDKQYLDSAVAWGTYNKWLSAYNNPTATPKQDTFPVSFDDVCCYQAYLETYLADPSPANLPHIQAALSYIRYYTYDTCPNTCAAAAWPIIDQYHMAAPIYPRAAVVLNDPVIYDSVYHFSVENATRHYNVKMHLFNSNCSDTNVTRQWWGRGCGWGVCGTCRLHQYLPPDHPGRAWCEQKIRETCAELLTLQNQSDGMWRSELFTPAWNKEASGSGFFCYEFFYALRNGIIDTATYLVPAKKAWKGLIGCVGVDPANPDLPGWSQGVGGGPSNNFGPTNHDEYTEGAFLMAGDQFYKFLVNGIAGTVPAASKLGKTPALEIRCAIGRGHSLDIPATATGVECYTLTGRRIFALYNLTPARRRLFASQAAMQNGVMIVKFLYEK